The Streptomyces achromogenes genome window below encodes:
- a CDS encoding transketolase, whose product MDTAELVELGQQLRVDSVRASAAAGSGHPTSSMSAADLMAVLIAHHLRYDFDRPAHPGNDRFVLSKGHASPLLYSAYKAAGAVDDEELLTFRGLGSRLEGHPTPQRLPWVETATGSLGQGLPVGVGIALAGKRLERTGYRVWVLCGDSELAEGSVWEAAEHAGHEHLDNLTVIVDVNRLGQRGPTRHGHDLDAYARRFQAFGWHTVEVDGHDVDAVDRAYGEALSTSGQPTAILARTLKGKGVADVEDREGLHGKPLPDADLAIEELGGVRDLRVRVPEPPDARLLHSVPSGRPDLPRWEKGEEAATRDAFGKALAALGTAREDVVALDGEVGDSTRAEAFAKEHPDRYFECYIAEQQLVAAAVGLAARGRTPYASTFAAFLSRAHDFIRMAAVSGAGVNLVGSHAGVAIGQDGPSQMGLEDLAMLRAVHGSTVLYPCDANQTARLVATMADLDGVRYLRTSRGAAPVLYGPDEEFPVGGSKVLRSSDRDRLTVVAAGVTVHEALKAAEALDGEGIAVRVVDLYSVKPVDRATLRRAAEETGCLLTVEDHHAEGGLGDAVLDAFLDGRPVPRLVRLAVRTMPGSASPAEQLHAAGIDAESIAASARLLVEQAITP is encoded by the coding sequence ATGGACACCGCCGAACTCGTCGAACTCGGACAGCAGTTGAGGGTGGACAGCGTGCGCGCGTCCGCCGCCGCGGGGTCCGGGCACCCGACGTCCTCGATGTCGGCCGCGGACCTGATGGCCGTCCTGATCGCCCACCACCTCCGCTACGACTTCGACCGCCCGGCCCACCCCGGCAACGACCGCTTCGTCCTCTCCAAGGGCCACGCCTCCCCGCTGCTGTACTCCGCCTACAAGGCCGCCGGGGCCGTCGACGACGAGGAACTGCTGACCTTCCGGGGGCTCGGCAGCCGGCTCGAGGGGCATCCCACCCCGCAGCGGCTGCCGTGGGTGGAGACGGCCACCGGATCGCTCGGCCAGGGCCTGCCGGTCGGCGTCGGCATCGCGCTGGCCGGGAAGCGGCTGGAGCGCACCGGCTACCGCGTCTGGGTGCTGTGCGGGGACAGCGAGCTCGCCGAGGGATCGGTGTGGGAGGCCGCCGAGCACGCGGGCCACGAACACCTGGACAACCTCACCGTCATCGTGGACGTGAACCGGCTCGGCCAGCGCGGCCCCACCCGGCACGGCCACGACCTGGACGCCTACGCCCGCCGCTTCCAGGCCTTCGGCTGGCACACGGTCGAGGTCGACGGGCACGACGTGGACGCGGTCGACCGCGCGTACGGCGAGGCGCTCTCCACCAGCGGGCAGCCCACCGCGATCCTCGCGCGCACCCTCAAGGGCAAGGGCGTGGCCGACGTCGAGGACCGTGAAGGCCTGCACGGCAAGCCGCTGCCGGACGCCGACCTGGCGATCGAGGAGCTCGGCGGCGTCCGCGACCTGCGGGTGCGCGTGCCCGAGCCGCCCGACGCCCGGTTGCTGCACTCCGTCCCCTCCGGCCGACCGGACCTGCCCCGCTGGGAGAAGGGCGAGGAGGCGGCGACCCGGGACGCCTTCGGCAAGGCACTCGCCGCTCTCGGCACCGCCCGCGAGGACGTCGTCGCCCTCGACGGCGAGGTCGGCGACTCCACCCGCGCCGAGGCCTTCGCCAAGGAGCACCCCGACCGCTACTTCGAGTGCTACATCGCCGAACAGCAACTGGTCGCCGCCGCGGTCGGCCTCGCGGCGCGCGGCCGGACGCCGTACGCCTCCACGTTCGCCGCCTTCCTGAGCCGCGCCCACGACTTCATCCGCATGGCGGCCGTCAGCGGCGCCGGCGTCAACCTGGTCGGCTCCCACGCGGGGGTCGCCATCGGGCAGGACGGCCCCTCGCAGATGGGCCTGGAGGACCTGGCGATGCTGCGGGCGGTGCACGGTTCCACCGTGCTGTACCCGTGCGACGCCAACCAGACCGCCCGGCTCGTCGCCACCATGGCGGACCTGGACGGCGTGCGCTACCTGCGCACCTCGCGCGGCGCCGCGCCGGTCCTCTACGGGCCGGACGAGGAGTTCCCGGTCGGTGGCAGCAAGGTGCTGCGCTCCTCGGACCGGGACCGGTTGACGGTCGTCGCGGCCGGCGTCACCGTGCACGAGGCGCTGAAGGCCGCCGAGGCGCTGGACGGCGAGGGAATCGCGGTCCGGGTCGTCGACCTGTACTCCGTCAAGCCCGTCGACCGGGCCACGCTGCGGCGGGCCGCCGAGGAGACCGGCTGCCTGCTCACCGTGGAGGACCACCACGCGGAGGGCGGCCTCGGGGACGCGGTCCTCGACGCCTTCCTCGACGGCCGCCCGGTGCCCCGCCTGGTGCGACTCGCCGTCCGGACGATGCCCGGTTCGGCGAGCCCGGCGGAGCAGCTGCACGCCGCCGGCATCGACGCCGAGTCGATCGCCGCGTCCGCACGGCTGCTGGTGGAGCAGGCGATCACGCCGTGA
- the ligD gene encoding non-homologous end-joining DNA ligase produces the protein MSGDRVRTVRAGRRTLEVHRPDKVLFPGGGDVKEYTKGDLVAYYRDVAPFMLPQLRGRPLMLERHPDGVDGPRFMQKNTPEHYPEWITRVELAKEGGTVCHTVCDDTATLAFLADQACLTLHRWLSRSDRADRPDLMVFDLDPADGSRFAAVRETALWLRELLGELRLPADLMTTGSRGLHVVVPVDGQDDFDEVRGFARDVAELLAAGHPDRLTTAARKKDRGDRLYLDVQRNGYAQTAVAPYTVRALPGAPVATPISWEQLDDPDLGPRRWTIADAVEQARTRPWSGTSGRGRALGPARRRLDALRGS, from the coding sequence GTGAGCGGCGACCGGGTGCGCACGGTGCGCGCCGGCCGCCGGACCCTCGAGGTGCACCGCCCGGACAAGGTGCTCTTCCCGGGCGGCGGGGACGTGAAGGAGTACACCAAGGGCGACCTCGTCGCTTACTACCGCGACGTCGCCCCGTTCATGCTGCCGCAGCTGCGCGGCCGTCCGCTGATGCTGGAACGGCATCCGGACGGCGTGGACGGCCCGCGGTTCATGCAGAAGAACACGCCGGAGCACTACCCCGAGTGGATCACGCGGGTGGAGCTGGCGAAGGAGGGCGGCACGGTCTGTCACACGGTGTGCGACGACACCGCCACGCTGGCGTTCCTCGCCGACCAGGCCTGTCTCACCCTGCACCGGTGGCTGTCCCGGTCCGACCGGGCCGACCGCCCCGACCTGATGGTCTTCGACCTCGACCCGGCCGACGGCTCCCGCTTCGCCGCCGTCCGCGAGACGGCCCTGTGGCTGCGCGAGCTCCTCGGCGAGCTGCGGCTGCCCGCAGACCTGATGACGACGGGCTCGCGCGGGCTGCACGTGGTGGTCCCGGTCGACGGACAGGACGACTTCGACGAGGTCCGCGGATTCGCCCGGGACGTCGCCGAGCTGCTCGCCGCAGGGCATCCCGACCGGCTCACCACGGCAGCCCGCAAGAAGGACCGCGGGGACCGGCTGTACCTGGACGTCCAGCGCAACGGGTACGCCCAGACCGCCGTCGCCCCCTACACGGTGCGCGCGCTGCCGGGGGCGCCCGTCGCCACGCCGATCAGCTGGGAGCAGCTCGACGATCCCGACCTCGGCCCGCGCCGCTGGACCATCGCCGACGCCGTCGAGCAGGCCCGGACGCGGCCCTGGTCCGGGACGTCGGGGCGGGGACGGGCGCTGGGCCCCGCCCGGCGCCGGCTCGACGCACTGCGAGGCTCGTGA
- a CDS encoding gas vesicle structural protein GvpA produces the protein MTVVPAQQSGGGGGSSGLYDVLELVLDRGLVIDAFVRVSLVGIEILKIDVRVVVASVDTYLRFAEACNRLDLEAGPRKDPGLPGLVGEMTESGARGKSKGALSGAAETISDAFKQARDDGSSGEREREARPRARKSTSTRRKEEQE, from the coding sequence ATGACCGTTGTCCCGGCACAACAGTCCGGCGGTGGAGGTGGCTCCAGCGGCCTCTACGACGTGCTGGAGCTCGTCCTCGACAGGGGTCTCGTCATCGACGCGTTCGTGCGGGTGTCCCTGGTCGGCATCGAGATCCTCAAGATCGACGTCAGGGTCGTGGTGGCCAGCGTCGACACCTATCTGCGCTTCGCCGAGGCGTGCAACCGACTGGACCTGGAGGCAGGGCCGCGCAAGGACCCGGGCCTGCCCGGCCTGGTCGGCGAGATGACCGAGTCCGGCGCCCGCGGTAAGTCCAAGGGAGCCCTGTCGGGCGCGGCGGAGACCATCTCCGACGCGTTCAAGCAGGCCCGTGACGACGGCTCCTCGGGGGAGCGTGAGCGCGAGGCCAGGCCCCGGGCCCGTAAGAGCACCTCCACGCGCCGGAAGGAGGAGCAGGAGTGA
- a CDS encoding GvpL/GvpF family gas vesicle protein, whose product MSTYVYGIVAGAHPALPDGLAGVGEPPLPVRVLTEGELAAIVSDAPEGLRPKRRELLAHQAVLAEAGAGGCVLPMRFGSVAPDDSSVTGVLAERADHYKERLDVLEGRVEYNVKASHVEEAVLHQVMAESPELRGLAEANRQSGGGSYEERLQLGEMVAAAVKAKEAEDAADVRQHLEPLAAHVSVGPESTGWLVNVSFLVDRDSAAGFLEAAEELRKSRPHLEVRVNGPLPPYSFVEPGPAEPEPAGATGE is encoded by the coding sequence GTGAGCACCTACGTCTACGGCATCGTCGCGGGCGCGCACCCGGCCCTTCCCGACGGCCTGGCCGGTGTCGGCGAGCCGCCGCTGCCGGTGCGCGTCCTGACCGAGGGCGAGCTGGCGGCGATCGTCAGCGACGCCCCCGAGGGGCTGCGGCCCAAGCGCAGGGAGCTGCTCGCCCACCAGGCCGTGCTCGCCGAGGCGGGCGCCGGCGGCTGCGTGCTGCCCATGCGGTTCGGCAGCGTCGCACCGGACGACAGCTCCGTCACCGGGGTCCTCGCCGAGCGCGCCGACCACTACAAGGAGCGTCTGGACGTCCTCGAGGGCCGGGTGGAGTACAACGTCAAGGCCTCGCACGTCGAGGAGGCGGTGCTGCACCAGGTGATGGCCGAGAGCCCCGAGCTGCGGGGCCTGGCCGAGGCAAACCGCCAGTCCGGCGGTGGCAGTTACGAGGAGCGTCTGCAGCTCGGTGAGATGGTGGCCGCCGCGGTCAAGGCCAAGGAGGCCGAGGACGCGGCGGACGTGCGGCAGCACCTCGAGCCGCTCGCCGCGCACGTCAGCGTGGGCCCCGAGTCCACGGGCTGGCTGGTCAACGTGTCCTTCCTGGTGGATCGCGACTCGGCGGCCGGTTTCCTGGAGGCCGCGGAGGAGCTCCGCAAGAGCCGTCCGCATCTCGAGGTGCGGGTCAACGGGCCGCTTCCGCCGTACAGCTTCGTGGAGCCCGGTCCGGCCGAACCCGAACCCGCGGGCGCCACTGGGGAGTAG
- a CDS encoding gas vesicle protein GvpG — protein MGLISEVLLLPFAPVRGSGWVMGQVLKEAERIYYDPSTIRAELARLEEQLDAGEITEEEFDRQEDELLDRMESATRRSAGTDDGWSG, from the coding sequence ATGGGACTCATCTCAGAGGTGCTTCTTCTGCCGTTCGCCCCGGTCCGCGGCAGCGGCTGGGTGATGGGCCAGGTGCTGAAGGAGGCCGAGCGGATCTACTACGACCCGAGCACCATTCGGGCCGAACTCGCCCGGCTGGAGGAGCAGTTGGACGCCGGTGAGATCACGGAGGAGGAGTTCGACCGCCAAGAGGACGAACTCCTCGACCGGATGGAGAGCGCGACGCGCAGAAGCGCGGGAACGGACGACGGGTGGTCAGGATGA
- a CDS encoding DNA primase has product MNRMGLGLAIGAGYFLGRTKKLKLALAVGSFVAGKKMNLTPKGIGDLVSQQLKENPQFKEIGDQLRNDLRGVGKAASGALVERQIEALADRLHGRTAEVRDQLEGVVPGKDADDEADEEYDEPQDTAEDEDAEDTAEDTAEDDEAEDAAEDDEAEDAAEDDEAEDAAEDDEAEDAAEDDEAEDTAEDDEEDDEEEAPPRKTAARKAPAKKAPAKKSAKKAPAKKAPARKAPARTSAAKKTASAGKPGTRTAAKTASGTASRSRRPKGGGDR; this is encoded by the coding sequence ATGAACCGAATGGGATTGGGCCTCGCGATAGGCGCCGGGTACTTCCTCGGACGTACCAAGAAGCTGAAGCTGGCCTTGGCCGTGGGCTCGTTCGTGGCGGGCAAGAAGATGAACCTGACGCCCAAGGGCATCGGCGACCTGGTCTCCCAGCAGCTGAAGGAGAACCCGCAGTTCAAGGAGATCGGCGACCAGCTCCGCAACGACCTGCGCGGCGTCGGCAAGGCGGCTTCCGGGGCGTTGGTCGAGCGCCAGATCGAGGCTCTGGCCGACCGTCTGCACGGCCGCACCGCCGAGGTGCGCGACCAGCTCGAGGGCGTCGTGCCGGGCAAGGACGCGGACGACGAGGCGGACGAGGAGTACGACGAGCCTCAGGACACCGCTGAGGACGAGGACGCCGAGGACACCGCCGAGGACACGGCTGAGGACGACGAAGCCGAGGACGCGGCTGAGGACGACGAAGCCGAGGACGCGGCTGAGGACGACGAAGCCGAGGACGCGGCTGAGGACGACGAAGCCGAGGACGCGGCCGAGGACGACGAAGCCGAGGACACGGCCGAGGACGACGAGGAGGACGACGAGGAGGAGGCGCCGCCGAGGAAGACCGCGGCCAGGAAGGCGCCGGCCAAGAAGGCGCCCGCCAAGAAGTCGGCGAAGAAGGCACCGGCGAAGAAGGCGCCCGCCAGGAAGGCCCCGGCCCGCACGTCGGCCGCGAAGAAGACCGCGTCGGCCGGTAAGCCGGGCACGAGGACCGCAGCGAAGACCGCCTCGGGCACCGCGTCCCGGTCCCGGCGGCCGAAGGGAGGCGGCGACCGATGA
- a CDS encoding SRPBCC family protein has translation MTETLGSAKSATSAASDTAGKTAGGNGNPLSGLAHSEAADRLKEEVQEYLAAQATRVLTGVGHKLGDTTSKLNDIAEGNSPGFAKLALDGGKKLAEGKGPLRSALELGASRAKDKVTGAFKSLGGGKGKKSAGKKPTVIMETIDVGVPLRTAYDQWTQYQDFSTFAKGVKSANRADDVTSDWQAKVFWSNRSWKAKTTEQVPDDRIAWTSEGAKGTTKGVVSFHELAENLTRILLVIEYYPTGFFEKTGNIWRAQGRRARLDLKNFARFITIKGEAEDSWRGEIRDGEVVTSHEDAMAEEEEQENRDDDENEDAEARADDGEVDDDGEPRDAEDGRREDDEEDDEDAPYAEDEYEDDEDAEDEAYDDEERPEAEEGGEPTDAEAEDEYEEYDEEEPEDEDVDDKRRSRR, from the coding sequence ATGACCGAGACTCTCGGATCCGCCAAGTCCGCGACCTCCGCGGCTTCCGACACCGCGGGCAAGACAGCCGGCGGCAACGGCAACCCGCTCTCGGGACTGGCTCACAGCGAGGCCGCCGACCGGCTCAAGGAAGAGGTGCAGGAGTACCTCGCCGCCCAGGCCACGCGCGTGCTGACCGGCGTCGGCCACAAGCTCGGCGACACCACGTCCAAGCTCAACGACATCGCCGAGGGCAACAGCCCCGGCTTCGCCAAACTGGCCCTCGACGGCGGTAAGAAGCTCGCCGAGGGCAAGGGGCCGCTGCGCTCCGCGCTGGAACTCGGCGCCTCACGGGCCAAGGACAAGGTGACCGGCGCCTTCAAGAGCCTCGGTGGCGGTAAGGGCAAGAAGAGCGCGGGCAAGAAGCCGACCGTGATCATGGAGACGATCGATGTCGGCGTGCCGCTGCGTACCGCCTACGACCAGTGGACGCAGTACCAGGACTTCAGCACCTTCGCCAAGGGCGTCAAGAGCGCGAACCGCGCCGACGACGTCACCAGCGACTGGCAGGCGAAGGTCTTCTGGTCCAACCGCAGCTGGAAGGCGAAGACCACCGAACAGGTGCCGGACGACCGGATCGCCTGGACGTCGGAGGGCGCCAAGGGCACGACGAAGGGCGTCGTCTCCTTCCACGAGCTCGCCGAGAACCTCACCCGGATCCTGCTGGTCATCGAGTACTACCCCACGGGCTTCTTCGAGAAGACCGGCAACATCTGGCGTGCCCAGGGCCGCCGTGCCCGTCTCGACCTGAAGAACTTCGCCCGCTTCATCACCATCAAGGGGGAGGCGGAGGACAGCTGGCGCGGCGAGATCCGCGACGGCGAGGTCGTCACCTCCCATGAGGACGCGATGGCCGAGGAGGAGGAGCAGGAGAACCGGGACGACGACGAGAACGAGGACGCCGAGGCCCGCGCGGACGACGGCGAGGTCGACGACGACGGCGAGCCGCGGGATGCCGAGGACGGCCGTCGGGAGGACGATGAGGAGGACGACGAGGACGCCCCGTACGCCGAGGACGAGTACGAGGACGACGAGGACGCCGAGGACGAGGCGTACGACGACGAGGAGCGGCCCGAAGCGGAAGAGG